In the genome of Oncorhynchus mykiss isolate Arlee chromosome 18, USDA_OmykA_1.1, whole genome shotgun sequence, one region contains:
- the LOC110496975 gene encoding methyl-CpG-binding domain protein 5 isoform X4, with product MNGGKDYKGGVSEGVGHTAPVQVPIGWHRKVDPTNGVLYISPSGSVLSCLDQVKSYLLTDGTCKCGLECPLILPKVFNFDPGAAVKQRTAEDVRADEDVTKLCIHKRKLLAVATLHKTMALPHPALTLTSPGGGTSSTSMAPSHSTNPRAIRNTSHQSPLPNSVVPNCKNPFKMMMAAAAGHRHFPQELGGPPQQLELYPGYPNRQQRLSSEPGPRSSYCSGYGSMLSPGGPGSQLYGPRDGSPLSPSLRSDPLGSPDGFRNNPCGFPGATSSSPIHGANRTPLSPPGMLLHGSPTGTQTSCAMAGRTSTPLSPTATAKSPVMMKKPVCNFPRSPSMDISIRPPFHLNTQPSAPHPGPPSAIPPSCTLQKKQMTSEKDPLGILDPIPSKPSISISQTNSKTNSNFHPSVHSSQVPMMNVNMNNHPPPAIVPLPSNLPLPTVKPGPVGHSHGGHMQRTQHQTSITTSMSPSPVTSPVHMSGPVLGSRMEASPQRSRSSSTSSDHGSFAMPSGPSQGPCGGMKAPPRSPRPAMPINMPSSPSSAKPDSHPLHQYKDLPSQLLVEMSNQNAINTQHNNPGMYPSATSSGPSIAAPHQAQNQKGQNHPGLLGMPLNQIVNQQNAASFPASSLLSAAAKAQLANQNKHGDNSSETGSRGGGPGRVDGNGGSSGVGHPSGPLSGIERPRSSTLNPMLPPNPTMPSTAEAAAAGGQSGRAALRDKLMAQQRDRGDPLLRKRKQQPPGPPPPNNSLNHHDSMVFNMLNKSPNMGGGPGPRLPLPSSAEQLRKVARLGGLQTNTSMAQLLQSMSNHNNHHNQHQGPVGPPGPGQMHYSDVAGVMPPGASQQQSLLAQQRMLGQGEGQGMYCRSIDSGGPHSHSPRFPGLMNQIQANSLVNCGPLGPGGQVGLGPGNMPLSHHPNTNPPPLSHPSQHLHPQHQQQHSHLHAALGRTSMSGMTLGNNDGSCGPIISEPGDPSNLVNCSMTSLQPHVINSSSGGTQVFQQRHAQQQQLHQGIQRAMQGLPPGYQGSQQPGFPENNNSSNAHPMACLFQNFQGCLPDNSISVPHSQMISQSGMTSLPESQGMLSHTQFGVSQQEMQQTQGEGLPPGMHGSDRLPSGGVESVDAIYRAVVDAASKGMHVVITTTVSGTTQSSPVPTLSTMTAFTNSVGEQVSINHNLPHSHAAVSHSGHRVAHQEGEQTPTLSQQPRPRQVRAGRPRKHSGQGKSTVSIPEGQGALPEASHQDYFRSPGHGTPRGQWEGETGYSGSLDRGHTAWGGEEFLECSTHVRSSPCMERPGSLAPAPPCPADSSPHEGHHHSLPVPSDKAFLEDGFNRFNNCNRTAVNIVNYKERLDQTVERCAHMNGGGVGPPQVQFSLRGYGVSDPLGPPRQGDLTGDDQSPSSSTSLEGPLVKEYVGHYNGHFNGGCVPSPSDTKSLSSEEDLRQPDSPSSEMLHYRPRTFNMGDLVWGQGFKGFPSWPGKLSGEEAGHNHHHGSLQLREDSKVETEKLKTLSDICYYPRWRRRS from the exons ATGAATGGAGGAAAGGACTATAAGGGAGGGGTCTCAGAGGGGGTGGGGCATACAGCCCCTGTCCAGGTCCCTATTGGCTGGCATCGCAAGGTGGATCCAACTAATGGAGTCCTCTACATCAG TCCCAGTGGCTCGGTGCTGTCCTGTCTAGACCAGGTGAAGAGCTACCTGCTCACAGACGGGACCTGCAAGTGTGGCCTGGAGTGCCCACTCATCCTCCCAAAG GTGTTTAACTTTGATCCGGGGGCTGCCGTTAAACAGAGGACGGCAGAGGACGTGAGGGCAGATGAAGACGTCACCAAGCTGTGTATCCATAAGAGAAAGCTGCTGGCTGTGGCCACTCTACACAAAACTATGGCGCTACCACACCCTGCTCTGACCCTTACCAGTCCCGGTGGAGGTACAA gtTCAACATCAATGGCCCCGTCACATTCCACGAATCCCCGAGCAATACGGAATACATCTCACCAGTCACCGCTACCCAACTCTGTGGTTCCCAACTGCAAGAACCCTTTCAAAATGATGATGGCGGCTGCAGCAGGTCACCGGCACTTTCCCCAAGAGCTAGGAGGTCCACCCCAGCAGCTGGAGCTTTACCCTGGTTATCCCAACAGACAGCAGAGACTGAGCAGTGAGCCTGGGCCCAGGTCTTCGTACTGCTCTGGCTATGGTAGCATGCTGAGTCCAGGGGGCCCCGGCTCCCAGCTCTATGGGCCCAGGGACGGGTCACCACTCTCCCCTAGCCTCAGGTCTGATCCTCTGGGGAGCCCAGATGGGTTTAGAAACAACCCCTGTGGCTTCCCTGGAGCCACCAGCTCCAGCCCCATCCACGGGGCCAACAGAACGCCTCTCTCCCCACCAGGGATGCTCCTCCACGGTTCTCCGACTGGGACCCAGACGTCCTGCGCTATGGCAGGAAGGACTAGCACACCCCTCTCCCCTACCGCCACTGCCAAAAGCCCAGTCATGATGAAGAAGCCTGTGTGTAACTTCCCCAGATCCCCCAGTATGGATATTTCCATACGACCACCGTTTCACCTCAATACACAGCCCAGCGCCCCACACCCTGGCCCCCCGTCTGCCATACCTCCCTCCTGTACCCTCCAGAAAAAGCAGATGACCTCTGAAAAGGACCCGTTAGGCATCCTAGACCCCATCCCCAGCAAGCCTAGCATCAGTATCAGCCAGACAAACTCCAAAACAAACTCCAACTTCCACCCTAGTGTCCACTCCTCTCAGGTACCAATGATGAATGTAAACATGAACAACCACCCTCCTCCCGCCATTGTCCCCTTGCCAAGCAacctccctctccccactgtcAAACCCGGCCCAGTGGGCCACAGCCATGGAGGTCACATGCAGAGGACTCAACATCAGACCTCCATAACCACCTCCATGTCCCCCTCCCCCGTCACCTCCCCAGTCCACATGTCAGGCCCTGTCCTGGGCAGCAGGATGGAGGCCTCTCCCCAGCGCTCtcgctcctcctccacctcctcggACCATGGGAGCTTTGCCATGCCCTCAGGCCCCAGTCAGGGTCCGTGTGGCGGGATGAAGGCTCCTCCTCGCTCCCCCCGGCCCGCCATGCCCATTAACATGCCCTCCAGCCCCTCCTCTGCCAAGCCTGACTCACACCCACTTCACCAGTACAAAGACCTACCCAGTCAGCTGCTGGTTGAGATGAGTAACCAGAACGCTATCAACACCCAGCACAACAACCCCGGCATGTACCCCTCTGCCACCTCCTCTGGCCCCTCCATCGCTGCTCCTCACCAGGCCCAGAACCAGAAGGGACAGAACCACCCAGGACTGTTAGGGATGCCCCTCAACCAGATCGTGAACCAGCAGAATGCTGCGTCCTTCCCCGCCAGCAGCCTACTGTCAGCAGCAGCCAAAGCACAGCTAGCAAATCAAAACAAACACGGTGACAACAGCAGTGAGACTGGCAGTAGAGGTGGAGGCCCAGGTAGGGTTGatggtaatggtggtagtagtggagttGGGCATCCCAGTGGCCCTCTCAGCGGCATAGAGAGGCCCAGAAGCAGCACTTTAAACCCCATGCTTCCCCCTAACCCCACCATGCCCTCCACTgcggaagcagcagcagcagggggcCAGAGCGGTCGGGCTGCCCTCCGGGACAAGCTCATGGcccagcagagagacagaggagacccCCTGCTCCGTAAGCGCAAGCAGCAGCCGCCAGGCCCACCACCGCCCAACAACTCCCTCAACCACCACGACAGCATGGTCTTCAACATGCTCAACAAGTCTCCTAACATGGGTGGAGGTCCAGGTCCCAGGCTACCACTACCAAGCTCAGCAGAACAGCTGAGGAAAGTGGCCCGGCTTGGGGGCCTACAGACCAACACCTCCATGGCCCAGCTGCTTCAGTCCATGAGCAACCACAACAACCACCATAACCAGCACCAAGGCCCTGTAGGCCCCCCAGGACCTGGTCAGATGCACTACAGCGATGTGGCTGGGGTCATGCCTCCTGGAGCCTCCCAGCAGCAGAGCCTACTGGCCCAACAGAGGATGCTAGGCCAAGGGGAGGGTCAAGGTATGTACTGCCGGAGTATAGACTCTGGAGGCCCTCATTCTCACAGCCCTCGGTTCCCAGGGTTGATGAACCAGATCCAAGCCAATTCTTTGGTGAACTGTGGCCCTCTGGGGCCCGGTGGACAAGTGGGCCTTGGCCCAGGGAACATGCCCCTGAGCCACCatcctaacactaacccaccaccaCTGTCCCACCCAAGTCAACATCTACATCCGCAGCatcagcagcagcacagtcaccTTCACGCTGCGCTGGGAAGGACTAGTATGTCAGGAATGACACTCGGCAACAATGATGGGAGTTGTGGTCCAATCATCTCGGAGCCAG GAGACCCATCTAACCTCGTAAACTGCAGCATGACCAGCCTCCAGCCCCACGTCATCAACAGCTCCAGCGGTGGTACCCAGGTGTTCCAGCAGCGTCATGCCCAGCAGCAGCAGCTTCATCAGGGCATTCAGCGGGCCATGCAGGGCCTCCCTCCTGGCTACCAGGGCTCACAGCAACCTGGCTTCCCTGAAAACAACAACTCCTCCAACGCCCACCCTATGGCCTGCCTGTTCCAGAACTTCCAG GGGTGTTTGCCAGACAACAGCATTTCAGTCCCTCACTCACAGATGATCTCTCAGTCTGgtatgacatcacttcctgagTCTCAGGGGATGCTGTCACACACCCAGTTTGGTGTCAGCCAACAGGAGATGCAACAGACTCAGGGAGAGGGGCTTCCCCCAGGGATGCACGGCTCTGATAGGCTACCCAGCGGAGGGGTGGAGTCTGTAGATGCCATCTACAGGGCTGTGGTGGATGCGGCCAGTAAAGGAATGCATGTAGTCATCACCACCACGGTTAGTGGCACTACCCAGTCCAGCCCGGTACCCACTCTCAGCACCATGACTGCCTTCACTAACTCCGTAGGGGAGCAGGTCAGCATCAACCACAACCTCCCTCACAGCCATGCTGCAGTCAGCCATAGTGGCCACCGGGTGGCGCACCAGGAGGGGGAGCAGACACCGACCCTGAGCCAACAGCCCAGACCCAGGCAGGTCAGAGCAGGACGGCCCCGGAAGCACTCTGGTCAGGGGAAGAGTACTGTTAGCATCCCCGAGGGTCAGGGAGCACTTCCAGAGGCCTCCCACCAGGACTACTTCAGATCCCCAGGCCATGGCACCCCCAGGGGGCAGTGGGAAGGCGAGACTGGGTACTCCGGAAGTCTGGACAGAGGTCACACGGCATGGGGCGGTGAGGAGTTCCTAGAGTGCTCCACTCATGTCCGCAGCAGCCCCTGTATGGAGAGACCTGGGAGTCTTGCTCCTGCACCCCCCTGTCCAGCCGACAGCTCCCCCCACGAAGGTCACCACCACTCTCTCCCCGTCCCCTCAGACAAGGCCTTCCTGGAGGATGGATTCAACCGCTTCAACAACTGCAACCGGACGGCCGTGAACATCGTTAACTACAAAGAGAGGTTGGATCAGACTGTGGAGAGATGCGCCCATATGAACGGAGGTGGCGTCGGACCCCCCCAGGTCCAGTTCTCTCTACGGGGGTACGGTGTGTCTGACCCCCTCGGCCCCCCCAGACAGGGGGACCTAACCGGGGACGACCAGTCTCCCAGCTCCTCCACCAGCCTGGAGGGTCCGTTGGTTAAAGAGTACGTGGGCCACTACAACGGTCACTTCAACGGAGGCTGTGTCCCCAGCCCGTCTGACACCAAGTCCCTGAGCAGCGAGGAGGACCTGAGGCAGCCGGACAGCCCATCGTCAGAGATGCTCCACTATAGACCCAGGACGTTTAACATGGGGGATCTGGTCTGGGGACAGGGCTTTAAAGGGTTCCCATCCTGGCCTGGTAAACTGTCAGGGGAGGAGGCGGGGCACAACCATCACCATGGCAGCCTGCAGCTCAGAGAGGACAGCAAG GTGGAGACGGAGAAGCTGAAAACACTGTCTGACATCTGTTATTACCCCAGGTGGAGACGGAGAAGCTGA
- the LOC110496975 gene encoding methyl-CpG-binding domain protein 5 isoform X3 yields MNGGKDYKGGVSEGVGHTAPVQVPIGWHRKVDPTNGVLYISPSGSVLSCLDQVKSYLLTDGTCKCGLECPLILPKVFNFDPGAAVKQRTAEDVRADEDVTKLCIHKRKLLAVATLHKTMALPHPALTLTSPGGGTSSTSMAPSHSTNPRAIRNTSHQSPLPNSVVPNCKNPFKMMMAAAAGHRHFPQELGGPPQQLELYPGYPNRQQRLSSEPGPRSSYCSGYGSMLSPGGPGSQLYGPRDGSPLSPSLRSDPLGSPDGFRNNPCGFPGATSSSPIHGANRTPLSPPGMLLHGSPTGTQTSCAMAGRTSTPLSPTATAKSPVMMKKPVCNFPRSPSMDISIRPPFHLNTQPSAPHPGPPSAIPPSCTLQKKQMTSEKDPLGILDPIPSKPSISISQTNSKTNSNFHPSVHSSQVPMMNVNMNNHPPPAIVPLPSNLPLPTVKPGPVGHSHGGHMQRTQHQTSITTSMSPSPVTSPVHMSGPVLGSRMEASPQRSRSSSTSSDHGSFAMPSGPSQGPCGGMKAPPRSPRPAMPINMPSSPSSAKPDSHPLHQYKDLPSQLLVEMSNQNAINTQHNNPGMYPSATSSGPSIAAPHQAQNQKGQNHPGLLGMPLNQIVNQQNAASFPASSLLSAAAKAQLANQNKHGDNSSETGSRGGGPGRVDGNGGSSGVGHPSGPLSGIERPRSSTLNPMLPPNPTMPSTAEAAAAGGQSGRAALRDKLMAQQRDRGDPLLRKRKQQPPGPPPPNNSLNHHDSMVFNMLNKSPNMGGGPGPRLPLPSSAEQLRKVARLGGLQTNTSMAQLLQSMSNHNNHHNQHQGPVGPPGPGQMHYSDVAGVMPPGASQQQSLLAQQRMLGQGEGQGMYCRSIDSGGPHSHSPRFPGLMNQIQANSLVNCGPLGPGGQVGLGPGNMPLSHHPNTNPPPLSHPSQHLHPQHQQQHSHLHAALGRTSMSGMTLGNNDGSCGPIISEPGDPSNLVNCSMTSLQPHVINSSSGGTQVFQQRHAQQQQLHQGIQRAMQGLPPGYQGSQQPGFPENNNSSNAHPMACLFQNFQGCLPDNSISVPHSQMISQSGMTSLPESQGMLSHTQFGVSQQEMQQTQGEGLPPGMHGSDRLPSGGVESVDAIYRAVVDAASKGMHVVITTTVSGTTQSSPVPTLSTMTAFTNSVGEQVSINHNLPHSHAAVSHSGHRVAHQEGEQTPTLSQQPRPRQVRAGRPRKHSGQGKSTVSIPEGQGALPEASHQDYFRSPGHGTPRGQWEGETGYSGSLDRGHTAWGGEEFLECSTHVRSSPCMERPGSLAPAPPCPADSSPHEGHHHSLPVPSDKAFLEDGFNRFNNCNRTAVNIVNYKERLDQTVERCAHMNGGGVGPPQVQFSLRGYGVSDPLGPPRQGDLTGDDQSPSSSTSLEGPLVKEYVGHYNGHFNGGCVPSPSDTKSLSSEEDLRQPDSPSSEMLHYRPRTFNMGDLVWGQGFKGFPSWPGKLSGEEAGHNHHHGSLQLREDSKVETEKLTTLSDICYYPRWRRGS; encoded by the exons ATGAATGGAGGAAAGGACTATAAGGGAGGGGTCTCAGAGGGGGTGGGGCATACAGCCCCTGTCCAGGTCCCTATTGGCTGGCATCGCAAGGTGGATCCAACTAATGGAGTCCTCTACATCAG TCCCAGTGGCTCGGTGCTGTCCTGTCTAGACCAGGTGAAGAGCTACCTGCTCACAGACGGGACCTGCAAGTGTGGCCTGGAGTGCCCACTCATCCTCCCAAAG GTGTTTAACTTTGATCCGGGGGCTGCCGTTAAACAGAGGACGGCAGAGGACGTGAGGGCAGATGAAGACGTCACCAAGCTGTGTATCCATAAGAGAAAGCTGCTGGCTGTGGCCACTCTACACAAAACTATGGCGCTACCACACCCTGCTCTGACCCTTACCAGTCCCGGTGGAGGTACAA gtTCAACATCAATGGCCCCGTCACATTCCACGAATCCCCGAGCAATACGGAATACATCTCACCAGTCACCGCTACCCAACTCTGTGGTTCCCAACTGCAAGAACCCTTTCAAAATGATGATGGCGGCTGCAGCAGGTCACCGGCACTTTCCCCAAGAGCTAGGAGGTCCACCCCAGCAGCTGGAGCTTTACCCTGGTTATCCCAACAGACAGCAGAGACTGAGCAGTGAGCCTGGGCCCAGGTCTTCGTACTGCTCTGGCTATGGTAGCATGCTGAGTCCAGGGGGCCCCGGCTCCCAGCTCTATGGGCCCAGGGACGGGTCACCACTCTCCCCTAGCCTCAGGTCTGATCCTCTGGGGAGCCCAGATGGGTTTAGAAACAACCCCTGTGGCTTCCCTGGAGCCACCAGCTCCAGCCCCATCCACGGGGCCAACAGAACGCCTCTCTCCCCACCAGGGATGCTCCTCCACGGTTCTCCGACTGGGACCCAGACGTCCTGCGCTATGGCAGGAAGGACTAGCACACCCCTCTCCCCTACCGCCACTGCCAAAAGCCCAGTCATGATGAAGAAGCCTGTGTGTAACTTCCCCAGATCCCCCAGTATGGATATTTCCATACGACCACCGTTTCACCTCAATACACAGCCCAGCGCCCCACACCCTGGCCCCCCGTCTGCCATACCTCCCTCCTGTACCCTCCAGAAAAAGCAGATGACCTCTGAAAAGGACCCGTTAGGCATCCTAGACCCCATCCCCAGCAAGCCTAGCATCAGTATCAGCCAGACAAACTCCAAAACAAACTCCAACTTCCACCCTAGTGTCCACTCCTCTCAGGTACCAATGATGAATGTAAACATGAACAACCACCCTCCTCCCGCCATTGTCCCCTTGCCAAGCAacctccctctccccactgtcAAACCCGGCCCAGTGGGCCACAGCCATGGAGGTCACATGCAGAGGACTCAACATCAGACCTCCATAACCACCTCCATGTCCCCCTCCCCCGTCACCTCCCCAGTCCACATGTCAGGCCCTGTCCTGGGCAGCAGGATGGAGGCCTCTCCCCAGCGCTCtcgctcctcctccacctcctcggACCATGGGAGCTTTGCCATGCCCTCAGGCCCCAGTCAGGGTCCGTGTGGCGGGATGAAGGCTCCTCCTCGCTCCCCCCGGCCCGCCATGCCCATTAACATGCCCTCCAGCCCCTCCTCTGCCAAGCCTGACTCACACCCACTTCACCAGTACAAAGACCTACCCAGTCAGCTGCTGGTTGAGATGAGTAACCAGAACGCTATCAACACCCAGCACAACAACCCCGGCATGTACCCCTCTGCCACCTCCTCTGGCCCCTCCATCGCTGCTCCTCACCAGGCCCAGAACCAGAAGGGACAGAACCACCCAGGACTGTTAGGGATGCCCCTCAACCAGATCGTGAACCAGCAGAATGCTGCGTCCTTCCCCGCCAGCAGCCTACTGTCAGCAGCAGCCAAAGCACAGCTAGCAAATCAAAACAAACACGGTGACAACAGCAGTGAGACTGGCAGTAGAGGTGGAGGCCCAGGTAGGGTTGatggtaatggtggtagtagtggagttGGGCATCCCAGTGGCCCTCTCAGCGGCATAGAGAGGCCCAGAAGCAGCACTTTAAACCCCATGCTTCCCCCTAACCCCACCATGCCCTCCACTgcggaagcagcagcagcagggggcCAGAGCGGTCGGGCTGCCCTCCGGGACAAGCTCATGGcccagcagagagacagaggagacccCCTGCTCCGTAAGCGCAAGCAGCAGCCGCCAGGCCCACCACCGCCCAACAACTCCCTCAACCACCACGACAGCATGGTCTTCAACATGCTCAACAAGTCTCCTAACATGGGTGGAGGTCCAGGTCCCAGGCTACCACTACCAAGCTCAGCAGAACAGCTGAGGAAAGTGGCCCGGCTTGGGGGCCTACAGACCAACACCTCCATGGCCCAGCTGCTTCAGTCCATGAGCAACCACAACAACCACCATAACCAGCACCAAGGCCCTGTAGGCCCCCCAGGACCTGGTCAGATGCACTACAGCGATGTGGCTGGGGTCATGCCTCCTGGAGCCTCCCAGCAGCAGAGCCTACTGGCCCAACAGAGGATGCTAGGCCAAGGGGAGGGTCAAGGTATGTACTGCCGGAGTATAGACTCTGGAGGCCCTCATTCTCACAGCCCTCGGTTCCCAGGGTTGATGAACCAGATCCAAGCCAATTCTTTGGTGAACTGTGGCCCTCTGGGGCCCGGTGGACAAGTGGGCCTTGGCCCAGGGAACATGCCCCTGAGCCACCatcctaacactaacccaccaccaCTGTCCCACCCAAGTCAACATCTACATCCGCAGCatcagcagcagcacagtcaccTTCACGCTGCGCTGGGAAGGACTAGTATGTCAGGAATGACACTCGGCAACAATGATGGGAGTTGTGGTCCAATCATCTCGGAGCCAG GAGACCCATCTAACCTCGTAAACTGCAGCATGACCAGCCTCCAGCCCCACGTCATCAACAGCTCCAGCGGTGGTACCCAGGTGTTCCAGCAGCGTCATGCCCAGCAGCAGCAGCTTCATCAGGGCATTCAGCGGGCCATGCAGGGCCTCCCTCCTGGCTACCAGGGCTCACAGCAACCTGGCTTCCCTGAAAACAACAACTCCTCCAACGCCCACCCTATGGCCTGCCTGTTCCAGAACTTCCAG GGGTGTTTGCCAGACAACAGCATTTCAGTCCCTCACTCACAGATGATCTCTCAGTCTGgtatgacatcacttcctgagTCTCAGGGGATGCTGTCACACACCCAGTTTGGTGTCAGCCAACAGGAGATGCAACAGACTCAGGGAGAGGGGCTTCCCCCAGGGATGCACGGCTCTGATAGGCTACCCAGCGGAGGGGTGGAGTCTGTAGATGCCATCTACAGGGCTGTGGTGGATGCGGCCAGTAAAGGAATGCATGTAGTCATCACCACCACGGTTAGTGGCACTACCCAGTCCAGCCCGGTACCCACTCTCAGCACCATGACTGCCTTCACTAACTCCGTAGGGGAGCAGGTCAGCATCAACCACAACCTCCCTCACAGCCATGCTGCAGTCAGCCATAGTGGCCACCGGGTGGCGCACCAGGAGGGGGAGCAGACACCGACCCTGAGCCAACAGCCCAGACCCAGGCAGGTCAGAGCAGGACGGCCCCGGAAGCACTCTGGTCAGGGGAAGAGTACTGTTAGCATCCCCGAGGGTCAGGGAGCACTTCCAGAGGCCTCCCACCAGGACTACTTCAGATCCCCAGGCCATGGCACCCCCAGGGGGCAGTGGGAAGGCGAGACTGGGTACTCCGGAAGTCTGGACAGAGGTCACACGGCATGGGGCGGTGAGGAGTTCCTAGAGTGCTCCACTCATGTCCGCAGCAGCCCCTGTATGGAGAGACCTGGGAGTCTTGCTCCTGCACCCCCCTGTCCAGCCGACAGCTCCCCCCACGAAGGTCACCACCACTCTCTCCCCGTCCCCTCAGACAAGGCCTTCCTGGAGGATGGATTCAACCGCTTCAACAACTGCAACCGGACGGCCGTGAACATCGTTAACTACAAAGAGAGGTTGGATCAGACTGTGGAGAGATGCGCCCATATGAACGGAGGTGGCGTCGGACCCCCCCAGGTCCAGTTCTCTCTACGGGGGTACGGTGTGTCTGACCCCCTCGGCCCCCCCAGACAGGGGGACCTAACCGGGGACGACCAGTCTCCCAGCTCCTCCACCAGCCTGGAGGGTCCGTTGGTTAAAGAGTACGTGGGCCACTACAACGGTCACTTCAACGGAGGCTGTGTCCCCAGCCCGTCTGACACCAAGTCCCTGAGCAGCGAGGAGGACCTGAGGCAGCCGGACAGCCCATCGTCAGAGATGCTCCACTATAGACCCAGGACGTTTAACATGGGGGATCTGGTCTGGGGACAGGGCTTTAAAGGGTTCCCATCCTGGCCTGGTAAACTGTCAGGGGAGGAGGCGGGGCACAACCATCACCATGGCAGCCTGCAGCTCAGAGAGGACAGCAAG GTGGAGACGGAGAAGctgacaacactgtctgacatctGTTATTACCCCAGGTGGAGACGGGGAAGctga